The following proteins are co-located in the Cryptosporidium parvum Iowa II chromosome 6, whole genome shotgun sequence genome:
- a CDS encoding sucrose-phosphatase-like HAD superfamily hydrolase, producing KVNFLLFRAFLEFVLCNTEKTEWDNPPSSYGRKNYFISIKDAERESGKDAKKGLKFCLKDGNLSHIVSRPPIAIVTDLDGTLIGHDEYLKMFNEIWIRQHMFNNSKLIYSTGRNLKDFLLAAKQFNLLRPDYAICGVGTEIYEFPNKEMNLETFCQRLSNTIGRNVTKEELFSLLRFQDMGERVETKEGDEEKVTKDVNPMFPRWCKSRLFAWPVDKWLEIIRKTFNRDELKKEIQENLNKIGLEYYINGNNFHDPFRLSVSIKTEYALKVYEEIQINKKSYRFAISGQGAWKYLDVLPDKGGKHLSIIFLQDEILGNSIPLERFLVCGDSGNDAHMFTIETCKNCCVGNAQQDLKDFLLGGCLVNSDEPESRKVLSSQSELLCRIMACQNLKPPKKVSFTPKMSFCISLN from the coding sequence AAAGTTAACTTTCTACTATTTAGAGCTTTTTTGGAGTTTGTTTTGTGTAATACTGAGAAAACAGAATGGGACAATCCTCCTAGTTCATATGGtagaaaaaattactttattaGTATCAAAGATGCAGAGAGGGAGTCAGGAAAAGATGCCAAAAAAGGTCTAAAATTTTGTCTAAAGGATGGAAACTTAAGCCATATAGTTTCAAGACCTCCAATTGCAATTGTAACAGACTTGGATGGAACTTTGATAGGACATGACGAGTATTTGAAGATGTTCAATGAGATTTGGATTAGACAGCATATGTtcaataattccaaattaatCTACTCAACTGGTAGGAACCTCAAAGATTTCCTCCTTGCAGCAAAGCAATTCAATCTTCTTAGACCTGACTATGCAATTTGCGGGGTAGGAACAGAAATATATgaatttccaaataaagaaatgaatCTTGAGACATTTTGTCAAAGGTTATCCAATACTATAGGAAGGAATGTAACAAAAGAGGAATTATTTTCCTTGTTGAGATTCCAGGACATGGGGGAGCGTGTTGAAACCAAGGAGGGAGACGAGGAGAAAGTGACCAAAGATGTGAATCCCATGTTCCCAAGATGGTGCAAAAGCAGGTTATTTGCTTGGCCTGTGGATAAGTGGTTGGAAATCATAAGAAAAACATTCAACAGAGAtgaattgaaaaaagaaattcaagaaaatctGAACAAGATCGGTCTAGAATATTACATTAATGGAAACAACTTTCATGATCCATTTCGTCTATCAGTATCCATCAAAACAGAATATGCTTTGAAAGTGTATGAggaaatacaaataaacaaaaaaagcTATAGGTTCGCCATTAGCGGACAAGGAGCATGGAAATATTTAGATGTGCTTCCTGATAAAGGTGGAAAGCACTTATCTATAATATTTCTCCAAGATGAGATTCTAGGAAATTCTATCCCTTTGGAAAGGTTTCTGGTATGCGGAGACTCTGGAAATGACGCTCATATGTTTACAATCGAGACATGCAAAAACTGTTGTGTCGGAAATGCTCAACAGGATCTCAAGGATTTCTTATTAGGAGGTTGCCTAGTGAACAGTGATGAGCCTGAGTCAAGAAAAGTCTTGAGTAGCCAGAGTGAGCTCCTATGTAGAATTATGGCTTGCCAGAATCTGAAGCCTCCAAAAAAAGTAAGTTTTACTCCAAAAATGTCATTTTGTATTTCACTCAATTGA